From the genome of Impatiens glandulifera chromosome 9, dImpGla2.1, whole genome shotgun sequence, one region includes:
- the LOC124914255 gene encoding uncharacterized protein LOC124914255 has product MREMFQANVSFPNHANNNHEGGSQQPAYKHFMSFKPSDFKGSTDPMVAEEWIHSIETIFEFMQCNNSDRLRCATFMFKDDARIWWQGAMSTLDLDTATWTEFKAVFYGKYFTLSTRNKLARVLEIRQGDLSVAEYVKKFERGKYFTPMITGNNDIELNHFLEGLNATIDRDVRCI; this is encoded by the coding sequence ATGCGTGAAATGTTTCAAGCAAATGTGTCTTTTCCGAACCATGCTAACAATAACCACGAGGGAGGCAGCCAACAACCAGCATACAAGCACTTTATGAGTTTCAAACCAAGCGACTTTAAGGGAAGTACTGATCCCATGGTGGCTGAAGAGTGGATACATTCAATAGAGACAATATTCGAGTTCATGCAATGCAACAACTCGGATAGGCTAAGGTGTGCCACATTCATGTTCAAAGACGACGCTAGAATCTGGTGGCAAGGAGCCATGTCCACCCTCGATCTTGATACAGCAACCTGGACAGAATTCAAGGCTGTGTTTTATGGCAAGTACTTCACCTTGAGCACCAGAAACAAGTTGGCCAGGGTCCTGGAAATCCGCCAAGGTGATCTAAGTGTTGCTGAGTACGTCAAGAAGTTTGAGCGGGGTAAGTATTTTACACCAATGATAACGGGAAACAATGACATCGAGCTGAACCATTTTTTAGAGGGTCTCAATGCAACCATCGACCGAGATgtgaggtgtatttaa